One window of the Nothobranchius furzeri strain GRZ-AD chromosome 3, NfurGRZ-RIMD1, whole genome shotgun sequence genome contains the following:
- the LOC107385872 gene encoding glutathione hydrolase 7 isoform X2, whose translation MGVSSETKLNQQKSSDYKSCAGSSEFDDGPPSNGFTCDLQNKQGERKRTVKVRKDTIQLKDLSAGTLHLFNQRLSKLKETNEDCCRTNTPVQLYAVPIILAVGVTIALALQIHLDASLVSIKGVASDHERCTVLSESVLRDGGSSVDAAIAGALCLGVVHPHVSGVGGGGVMLIHDIRHNKTRVINFEGSAPNDLREDLLQNASGVQAGLLVGVPGMLMGLHHAHSLYGRLSWGHVIRRAAEVAREGFNVSQSLAVAISELEREALTERFRNLFIPGGKALSPGSHLRMPGVADVLEAGLFSFYHGAVSQEIQEEVRANGGVLSAEDIGNYSSEVQQPLEGRYEYIIQVPPPPSAGAALLAALNLLAGFHLSGNDITVNQTHHWVEKALAAALALARKLGDPKYNSSVSELLSVMMSKSQSRAELLQQKSSRTSPSDNESLKELLTGQVVVMGPDDLVVSVASSLNGPFGSRIITQSGIILNSLILSFYWSNHSRGLPQANQMNHIGPGKRPLTFLMPSVMVPVWNKCGTYMGLSSSGGPNRLREITQMLELLILTNRTNESLSLEE comes from the exons ATGGGGGTTTCTTCTGAAACCAAACTGAACCAGCAGAAATCTTCTGACTACAAGAGCTGTGCTGGTTCATCTGAGTTTGACGATGGCCCTCCATCAAACGGCTTCACCTGTGACCTGCAGAATAAACAGGGTGAGAGGAAACGGACGGTAAAGGTTAGAAAAG ATACCATCCAGCTGAAAGATCTGTCTGCTGGTACGCTCCATCTGTTCAACCAAAGGCTGTCCAAACTCAAAGAGACAAATGAAGACTGCTGCAGGACCAACACACCTGTACAGCTCTACGCTGTGCCCATCATCCTAGCTGTTGGAGTCACCATTGCTTTGGCCCTGCAGATTCACTTGGATGCATCTCTG GTCTCCATAAAAGGCGTAGCGTCCGATCACGAGCGCTGCACCGTGCTCAGTGAGAGCGTGCTCCGTGATGGCGGATCCAGCGTCGATGCAGCCATCGCTGGAGCCCTTTGCTTGGGCGTTGTCCACCCGCACGTGTCAGGGGTTGGTGG AGGAGGAGTGATGCTGATTCATGACATCCGTCACAATAAAACCAGAGTGATAAACTTTGAGGGATCTGCACCCAACGATCTGAGAGAAGACCTGCTGCAGAACGCTTCTGGGGTTCAGGCAGGTCTGCTTGTGGGAGTGCCTGGTATGCTCATGGGCCTGCACCACGCTCACAGCCTGTATGGACG TTTGTCATGGGGGCACGTTATCAGAAGAGCCGCAGAAGTCGCCAGAGAAGGATTCAATGTGTCCCAGAGTCTGG CTGTTGCAATATCCGAGTTAGAAAGAGAGGCGCTAACGGAGCGTTTCAGgaacctttttatcccaggtggcaAGGCTCTGAGTCCAGGCTCACATCTGAggatgcctggcgtggcagacgtCCTGGAGGCTGGTCTGTTCAGTTTCTACCATGGGGCCGTGTCACAAGAGATACAGGAGGAG GTGAGGGCAAACGGAGGCGTCCTGAGTGCCGAGGACATCGGTAACTACAGCTCTGAGGTGCAACAACCACTCGAAGGCCGCTACG AGTATATAATTCAGGTTCCACCTCCTCCGTCTGCTGGCGCAGCACTCTTAGCAGCTCTCAACCTTTTGGCGGGCTTTCACCTTAGTGGAAAtgacatcacagtaaaccagacaCACCACTGGGTCGAAAAG GCGCTGGCGGCAGCACTGGCCTTGGCGAGGAAACTGGGTGACCCTAAGTACAACTCCTCTgtgtctgagctgctttctgtcaTGATGAG CAAAAGTCAGAGCCGTGCTGAGTTGCTGCAGCAGAAAAGCTCTCGAACATCTCCGTCTGACAACGAGTCGCTGAAGGAGCTGTTGACTGGGCAGGTGGTGGTCATGGGACCAGATGACCTGGTGGTGTCTGTTGCCAG TTCTCTGAATGGGCCGTTTGGGAGCAGGATCATTACTCAGTCGGGCATAATCCTCAACAGCCTCATTCTCAGCTTCTACTGGTCAAACCACAGCAGGGGGCTTCCTCAGGCTAACCAG ATGAACCACATTGGGCCTGGAAAGAGACCACTGACATTTCTCATGCCCTCGGTGATGGTACCGGTCTGGAACAAATGTGGGACCTACATGGGACTGAGCAGCTCAGGTGGACCAAACCGTTTGAGGGAAATCACCCAG ATGCTGGAATTATTAATCCTGACTAACAGAACAAATGAGAGCCTCTCTTTGGAAGAGTAA
- the snai1a gene encoding snail family zinc finger 1a: MPRSFLVKKYFAKQKPNYSELECQNDVSLERYPLAELSSADSISTATCFTSGLVWDLSLLPTLYLPSSQSEASVASGPLDLSSPCSLSSSASSSGEEDEGRTSDPPSPEPVHTYAPRQRMKCTGMMAHISPPEEEEEREPTVTAARPAFLCKHCPKEYTSLGALKMHIRSHTLPCVCTTCGKAFSRPWLLRGHIRTHTGERPFSCPHCNRAFADRSNLRAHLQTHAEVKKYQCGVCSRTFSRMSLLQKHSSSGCCSTSA; encoded by the exons ATGCCTCGTTCCTTCCTGGTTAAAAAGTATTTCGCCAAACAAAAACCAAACTACAGTGAACTGGAATGTCAGAATG ATGTTTCTCTGGAGAGGTATCCTCTGGCTGAGTTATCATCAGCAGACAGCATCTCCACAGCCACCTGCTTCACCTCAGGTCTGGTGTGGGATCTGAGCCTCCTCCCCACCCTCTACCTGCCCTCCTCCCAGTCAGAGGCCTCTGTCGCCTCCGGCCCTCTGGACCTCAGCTCCCCATGCAGCCTCAGCAGCAGCGCCAGCAGCAGCGGGGAGGAGGATGAAGGGCGCACCTCGGACCCCCCCAGCCCCGAACCCGTGCACACATATGCTCCTCGCCAGAGGATGAAATGCACCGGCATGATGGCTCACATCAGTCCgccggaggaggaggaagagagggaGCCCACGGTCACAGCAGCCAGGCCAGCCTTCCTCTGCAAACACTGTCCCAAAGAGTACACCAGCCTGGGGGCTCTGAAGATGCACATCCGCTCACACACCCTGCCCTGTGTTTGCACCACCTGTGGAAAGGCTTTCTCCAGGCCGTGGCTGCTGCGCGGACACATCCGCACACACACAG GCGAGCGCCCATTCTCCTGCCCCCACTGCAACAGGGCTTTTGCAGACCGCTCCAACCTGCGGGCTCACCTCCAGACCCACGCTGAGGTGAAGAAGTACCAGTGCGGCGTCTGCTCTCGCACCTTCAGCCGCATGTCACTGCTGCAAAAAcacagctcctcggggtgctgctCCACCTCGGCGTGA
- the LOC107385872 gene encoding glutathione hydrolase 7 isoform X1 codes for MGVSSETKLNQQKSSDYKSCAGSSEFDDGPPSNGFTCDLQNKQGERKRTVKVRKDTIQLKDLSAGTLHLFNQRLSKLKETNEDCCRTNTPVQLYAVPIILAVGVTIALALQIHLDASLVSIKGVASDHERCTVLSESVLRDGGSSVDAAIAGALCLGVVHPHVSGVGGGGVMLIHDIRHNKTRVINFEGSAPNDLREDLLQNASGVQAGLLVGVPGMLMGLHHAHSLYGRLSWGHVIRRAAEVAREGFNVSQSLAVAISELEREALTERFRNLFIPGGKALSPGSHLRMPGVADVLEAGLFSFYHGAVSQEIQEEVRANGGVLSAEDIGNYSSEVQQPLEGRYGEYIIQVPPPPSAGAALLAALNLLAGFHLSGNDITVNQTHHWVEKALAAALALARKLGDPKYNSSVSELLSVMMSKSQSRAELLQQKSSRTSPSDNESLKELLTGQVVVMGPDDLVVSVASSLNGPFGSRIITQSGIILNSLILSFYWSNHSRGLPQANQMNHIGPGKRPLTFLMPSVMVPVWNKCGTYMGLSSSGGPNRLREITQMLELLILTNRTNESLSLEE; via the exons ATGGGGGTTTCTTCTGAAACCAAACTGAACCAGCAGAAATCTTCTGACTACAAGAGCTGTGCTGGTTCATCTGAGTTTGACGATGGCCCTCCATCAAACGGCTTCACCTGTGACCTGCAGAATAAACAGGGTGAGAGGAAACGGACGGTAAAGGTTAGAAAAG ATACCATCCAGCTGAAAGATCTGTCTGCTGGTACGCTCCATCTGTTCAACCAAAGGCTGTCCAAACTCAAAGAGACAAATGAAGACTGCTGCAGGACCAACACACCTGTACAGCTCTACGCTGTGCCCATCATCCTAGCTGTTGGAGTCACCATTGCTTTGGCCCTGCAGATTCACTTGGATGCATCTCTG GTCTCCATAAAAGGCGTAGCGTCCGATCACGAGCGCTGCACCGTGCTCAGTGAGAGCGTGCTCCGTGATGGCGGATCCAGCGTCGATGCAGCCATCGCTGGAGCCCTTTGCTTGGGCGTTGTCCACCCGCACGTGTCAGGGGTTGGTGG AGGAGGAGTGATGCTGATTCATGACATCCGTCACAATAAAACCAGAGTGATAAACTTTGAGGGATCTGCACCCAACGATCTGAGAGAAGACCTGCTGCAGAACGCTTCTGGGGTTCAGGCAGGTCTGCTTGTGGGAGTGCCTGGTATGCTCATGGGCCTGCACCACGCTCACAGCCTGTATGGACG TTTGTCATGGGGGCACGTTATCAGAAGAGCCGCAGAAGTCGCCAGAGAAGGATTCAATGTGTCCCAGAGTCTGG CTGTTGCAATATCCGAGTTAGAAAGAGAGGCGCTAACGGAGCGTTTCAGgaacctttttatcccaggtggcaAGGCTCTGAGTCCAGGCTCACATCTGAggatgcctggcgtggcagacgtCCTGGAGGCTGGTCTGTTCAGTTTCTACCATGGGGCCGTGTCACAAGAGATACAGGAGGAG GTGAGGGCAAACGGAGGCGTCCTGAGTGCCGAGGACATCGGTAACTACAGCTCTGAGGTGCAACAACCACTCGAAGGCCGCTACGGTG AGTATATAATTCAGGTTCCACCTCCTCCGTCTGCTGGCGCAGCACTCTTAGCAGCTCTCAACCTTTTGGCGGGCTTTCACCTTAGTGGAAAtgacatcacagtaaaccagacaCACCACTGGGTCGAAAAG GCGCTGGCGGCAGCACTGGCCTTGGCGAGGAAACTGGGTGACCCTAAGTACAACTCCTCTgtgtctgagctgctttctgtcaTGATGAG CAAAAGTCAGAGCCGTGCTGAGTTGCTGCAGCAGAAAAGCTCTCGAACATCTCCGTCTGACAACGAGTCGCTGAAGGAGCTGTTGACTGGGCAGGTGGTGGTCATGGGACCAGATGACCTGGTGGTGTCTGTTGCCAG TTCTCTGAATGGGCCGTTTGGGAGCAGGATCATTACTCAGTCGGGCATAATCCTCAACAGCCTCATTCTCAGCTTCTACTGGTCAAACCACAGCAGGGGGCTTCCTCAGGCTAACCAG ATGAACCACATTGGGCCTGGAAAGAGACCACTGACATTTCTCATGCCCTCGGTGATGGTACCGGTCTGGAACAAATGTGGGACCTACATGGGACTGAGCAGCTCAGGTGGACCAAACCGTTTGAGGGAAATCACCCAG ATGCTGGAATTATTAATCCTGACTAACAGAACAAATGAGAGCCTCTCTTTGGAAGAGTAA